From bacterium, a single genomic window includes:
- a CDS encoding TMEM175 family protein, whose protein sequence is MGTAVRNPTEESGETARIEAFSDGVFAIAITLLVLDLKVPRDATGGSHLLRALLAQWPTYLAFLTSFATIGIMWINHHRLFTLIRRSDHTLLLLNSLLLLGVTFVPFPTALVAAYVQRRGDRVAALVYSGTFTVIAVVFNLLWRYACHRHRLLHSRADAAMVRAITRAYAFGPPLYLLSFGLAWVSVPASLATNVALALFFALPNRSR, encoded by the coding sequence ATGGGAACCGCCGTCCGAAACCCCACGGAGGAGAGCGGGGAGACCGCACGAATCGAAGCCTTCAGCGATGGGGTCTTCGCCATCGCCATCACCCTCCTCGTGCTGGACCTCAAGGTCCCCCGCGACGCCACCGGCGGGTCGCACCTGCTGCGCGCTCTCCTCGCTCAGTGGCCGACCTACCTCGCGTTCCTGACGAGTTTCGCCACGATCGGGATCATGTGGATCAACCACCACCGCCTCTTCACGCTCATCCGCCGCTCGGATCACACGCTGCTCCTCCTTAACAGCCTGCTGCTGTTAGGGGTCACGTTCGTGCCCTTTCCCACGGCACTGGTCGCGGCGTACGTTCAGCGGCGCGGTGATCGAGTGGCCGCGCTGGTCTACAGCGGGACGTTCACGGTGATCGCGGTGGTGTTCAACCTGCTCTGGCGGTACGCGTGCCACCGGCATCGGCTGCTGCACTCCCGCGCCGATGCGGCGATGGTTCGCGCGATCACGCGGGCCTACGCGTTCGGCCCGCCGCTCTACCTCCTCTCGTTCGGCCTGGCCTGGGTGAGCGTTCCCGCCAGCCTGGCGACGAACGTGGCGCTGGCCCTCTTCTTCGCGCTCCCCAACCGGAGCCGGTAA
- a CDS encoding NADP-dependent oxidoreductase, whose protein sequence is MRAIVLDAFGGVEHLRWAEWPLPQPGPGQVRIRVAAIAVNPVDWKMRQGWLSVALPTILGRDVAGTIDAVGEAVTEFAPGDEVFAVLFGPRSNGAYAPYVATSPCFVHPKPRGLSHAQAAALGVAGLTAYESVVRKARVQQGEAVLITGGAGGVGSFAIPLLRHAGASPIIATYGTETSRRYLIDLMGLEADHLIGYRGRPLDVLEADVRERTGGRGVAAAFDFVGADMKTLCLRALDFDGRVVSIVEEPPGPGLDVSRPDRSPLLAKSGTFHFVATSARARSGEAVRWRVYREMMADLTALIEAGRIPAPHVTTVGELGEETIREAHARLETGHVTGKLILTVGEHPPARPGH, encoded by the coding sequence ATGAGGGCCATCGTACTGGATGCGTTCGGCGGCGTCGAGCACCTTCGCTGGGCGGAGTGGCCCCTGCCCCAGCCGGGACCCGGACAGGTCCGCATCCGCGTCGCGGCGATCGCGGTGAACCCGGTCGATTGGAAGATGCGCCAGGGATGGCTCTCGGTAGCTCTCCCGACGATCCTGGGCCGCGATGTTGCCGGCACGATCGATGCGGTCGGGGAGGCGGTCACCGAATTTGCGCCGGGAGACGAGGTCTTTGCGGTATTGTTCGGCCCGCGCAGCAACGGGGCCTATGCCCCCTACGTCGCGACCTCCCCGTGCTTCGTGCACCCGAAGCCGAGAGGGCTCAGCCACGCCCAAGCCGCCGCGCTCGGCGTGGCCGGCCTCACGGCCTACGAATCGGTCGTGCGAAAGGCACGGGTTCAACAGGGAGAGGCGGTGCTGATCACCGGGGGAGCCGGGGGCGTGGGCAGTTTCGCGATCCCGCTCCTGCGCCATGCCGGCGCGTCGCCGATCATCGCGACCTACGGCACAGAAACGAGCCGGCGATACCTGATCGACCTCATGGGCCTGGAGGCGGATCATCTCATCGGGTACCGAGGGCGTCCGCTCGACGTCCTCGAAGCCGACGTCCGCGAGCGGACCGGCGGGCGCGGCGTCGCGGCGGCGTTCGACTTTGTCGGCGCCGACATGAAGACGCTCTGTCTTCGCGCTCTCGACTTCGACGGACGGGTGGTCAGCATCGTGGAGGAGCCGCCCGGGCCCGGCCTCGACGTCTCGCGCCCGGACCGAAGCCCGCTGCTGGCCAAGTCCGGAACGTTCCACTTCGTGGCCACCAGCGCCCGGGCGCGCAGCGGGGAGGCGGTGCGCTGGCGGGTGTACCGGGAGATGATGGCGGACCTCACCGCACTGATCGAAGCCGGCCGCATTCCCGCCCCACACGTCACGACGGTCGGTGAGCTCGGGGAAGAGACGATTCGGGAGGCCCACGCCCGGCTCGAGACCGGCCACGTCACGGGCAAGCTGATCCTCACCGTGGGAGAACATCCTCCGGCGCGCCCCGGCCACTGA
- a CDS encoding ABC transporter substrate-binding protein has translation MSRSGPSRSRGGGRFSRRALLRAAGGSIVLTAAGGVRPWRYAEAASAQDSKTLLVGADLHNIRTLDPARTIEVTGMMIEKVAYDTLITFDGEDLKTPKPLLATSWKVGPDGRSYTFALRSGVKFVSGNELTSADVKWSFDRVLNLKANTLFLFNGVQEVLAPDPRTVVIRTKAPQPSIVPILSHPGLGIVDSKLLMEKGGDAGPDAKSKDQAEPYLNGRSAGSGPFVLTSYTPAQELVLARNPNYWRGAAGLEHIVVRHVPEPVTQALQVVRGDLDLATSIGIDQIAPLRRAPSVVVKTSPAATTFYVLMNANPEVGGPFANAKVQQAVRYALDYRGIMSIAGPGAVRLAGVIPTLMPGSLDSKEAVRTDPEKARALLKESGIAQVRGKFSYASDQVSWGIPTAILAQKIQSDMAAVGIVLDLEGLPIITALQQYRDGKNQIGVWGWAADYPDPSDFLVWAPGRVVGKRAGWLPSATPAAQKLAALADEAEAEVEPHKRVALLQEFDRTLGQVGPFAPLFQPAVPYAYRANVERVAYHTVWAIDFYPIRKSA, from the coding sequence ATGAGCCGGTCCGGTCCATCGCGATCTCGTGGAGGGGGACGGTTCAGCCGTCGCGCGCTGTTGCGGGCCGCCGGGGGAAGCATCGTGCTGACCGCGGCGGGCGGCGTGCGGCCGTGGCGTTACGCCGAGGCCGCGTCGGCCCAGGACAGCAAGACGCTCCTAGTCGGCGCCGATCTCCACAACATCCGAACGCTCGATCCCGCCCGCACGATCGAAGTCACGGGCATGATGATCGAGAAGGTGGCCTATGACACGTTGATCACGTTCGACGGCGAGGACCTCAAGACGCCGAAGCCGCTCCTGGCGACGAGTTGGAAGGTCGGGCCCGACGGCCGATCGTACACCTTCGCCCTGCGCTCGGGGGTGAAGTTTGTGAGCGGCAACGAACTGACGTCGGCGGACGTGAAGTGGTCGTTCGACCGCGTGCTCAACCTCAAGGCCAATACCCTGTTCCTGTTCAACGGCGTGCAGGAGGTCCTGGCGCCGGACCCCAGGACCGTCGTCATCCGGACCAAGGCCCCGCAGCCGTCGATCGTGCCGATCCTCTCGCATCCCGGATTGGGGATCGTGGACAGCAAGCTCCTGATGGAGAAGGGGGGCGATGCCGGTCCGGATGCCAAGAGCAAGGATCAGGCGGAACCGTATCTGAACGGCCGATCGGCGGGCAGCGGACCGTTCGTCCTCACCAGCTACACCCCGGCGCAAGAGCTCGTGCTCGCCCGGAATCCGAATTACTGGCGCGGGGCCGCGGGGCTCGAGCACATCGTCGTGCGGCACGTTCCCGAGCCCGTCACCCAGGCGCTGCAGGTGGTGCGCGGCGACCTTGACCTGGCCACCAGCATCGGGATCGATCAGATCGCGCCCCTGCGCCGCGCGCCGTCGGTGGTCGTCAAGACCAGCCCGGCGGCGACGACGTTCTACGTGCTGATGAACGCGAATCCCGAGGTGGGGGGGCCGTTCGCGAACGCGAAGGTGCAGCAGGCGGTGCGGTACGCACTGGACTATCGCGGCATCATGTCGATCGCCGGACCCGGGGCCGTCCGACTGGCCGGCGTGATCCCGACCCTGATGCCGGGGTCGCTCGATTCCAAGGAGGCGGTGAGGACCGACCCCGAGAAGGCGCGGGCGCTGCTCAAGGAGTCCGGCATCGCTCAGGTCAGGGGCAAGTTTTCGTATGCCAGCGACCAGGTCTCGTGGGGCATCCCCACCGCGATTCTGGCGCAGAAGATCCAGTCCGATATGGCGGCGGTGGGGATCGTGCTCGATCTGGAGGGTCTGCCGATCATCACCGCGCTCCAGCAGTACCGGGATGGAAAGAACCAGATCGGCGTGTGGGGGTGGGCCGCCGACTACCCGGATCCCAGCGACTTCCTCGTCTGGGCCCCCGGTCGCGTGGTGGGGAAGCGGGCGGGCTGGCTTCCATCGGCGACCCCGGCGGCCCAGAAGCTGGCCGCGCTGGCGGACGAGGCAGAGGCGGAGGTGGAGCCGCACAAGCGGGTGGCACTGTTGCAGGAGTTCGACCGGACGCTGGGGCAGGTCGGCCCGTTTGCGCCGCTGTTCCAGCCCGCCGTCCCATACGCCTACCGGGCGAACGTCGAGCGCGTCGCCTACCATACCGTGTGGGCGATTGACTTCTATCCAATCCGCAAAAGCGCGTAG
- a CDS encoding ABC transporter substrate-binding protein, with amino-acid sequence MSQQSRGGPAHGTEGLPITRRTMLRVVGQGMGVAAASRLVPIRRVRAASAADRGTLVMAPSFVIRSLDPGHALEPVAEMICHAAYDSLVTFDGEDLQTPKPSLATAWKASGDGRTYTFTLRPNVTFASGNPMTSADVKWSLERVINLKSNPTFFLDGVEAVEAPTPQTVVLRLKTPQPSIVPILSSGSLAVLDSKFVTEHGGDAGPDAKTKDQAEAYLNSHSAGTGAFTLDSYIPNQEVVLVRNRQHWRGAAQMERIVIRNIPEASTQALQLERGDLDIATGLGRDNAQTLRRVPSITVRSSRVATSFVFMINEDPELSGQLSNPKVIQAIRYALDYDGLLTIAGPGAVRMAGVIPNSLPGALDPHEAVRTDREKARALLKEAGLGAVTGKLMYSSDATAYGIQYSVVAQKIQADLAAVGITIELNGLPGALSLQQYRDAKAPALFGGYAADYPDASDFLVYLPGRLVGKRMRWPASASPAAKELAQWGDDAEAEGDPRKRVALLEKVQRRLLEIGPYAPLFQPALPWAHRADLRGVTFHSVWGVDFHAVRRT; translated from the coding sequence GTGAGCCAACAATCTCGAGGGGGACCAGCGCACGGCACCGAAGGCCTGCCGATCACCCGGCGCACCATGCTGCGCGTGGTGGGGCAGGGCATGGGCGTCGCGGCGGCGAGTCGCCTGGTGCCGATTCGCCGGGTCCGTGCCGCCTCCGCCGCGGACCGGGGGACGCTCGTGATGGCGCCGAGCTTCGTCATCCGAAGTCTCGATCCCGGCCACGCGCTGGAGCCGGTGGCGGAGATGATCTGTCACGCCGCCTACGACTCCCTCGTCACCTTTGACGGGGAGGATCTCCAGACGCCGAAGCCGTCCCTGGCTACGGCCTGGAAGGCGTCGGGCGACGGGCGAACCTATACGTTCACGCTCCGTCCCAACGTGACATTTGCGAGCGGCAACCCCATGACCTCCGCCGACGTCAAGTGGTCCCTGGAGCGGGTCATCAATCTGAAATCGAACCCCACTTTCTTCCTCGACGGGGTTGAGGCGGTGGAAGCTCCCACCCCCCAGACCGTCGTGCTCCGGCTCAAGACGCCGCAGCCCTCGATCGTGCCGATTCTCTCGAGCGGCAGCCTCGCGGTGCTCGACAGCAAGTTTGTGACCGAGCACGGAGGGGACGCGGGCCCGGACGCCAAGACGAAAGACCAGGCGGAAGCCTATCTGAACAGCCACTCCGCGGGGACGGGCGCGTTCACGCTGGACAGCTACATCCCGAACCAGGAGGTCGTGCTCGTCAGGAACCGTCAGCACTGGCGCGGTGCGGCGCAGATGGAGCGGATCGTGATCCGCAACATCCCGGAGGCATCGACCCAGGCGCTGCAGCTCGAGCGGGGCGACCTCGACATCGCGACGGGGCTCGGCCGGGACAACGCGCAGACCCTGCGGCGCGTGCCGAGCATCACGGTGCGGTCGAGCCGGGTGGCGACGTCGTTTGTCTTCATGATCAACGAGGACCCGGAGTTGAGCGGGCAGCTGTCGAACCCGAAGGTGATTCAGGCGATCCGATACGCGCTCGATTACGATGGGCTGCTGACGATCGCCGGCCCCGGAGCGGTGCGGATGGCGGGGGTGATCCCCAACTCGCTCCCGGGCGCTTTGGATCCCCATGAGGCCGTTCGCACGGACCGGGAGAAAGCCCGCGCCTTGCTCAAGGAGGCCGGGCTGGGGGCCGTGACCGGGAAACTGATGTACTCCAGCGACGCCACCGCATACGGGATTCAGTACTCGGTCGTGGCGCAGAAGATTCAAGCCGATCTCGCGGCCGTCGGGATCACCATCGAGCTGAATGGGCTTCCCGGCGCCCTGAGCCTCCAGCAGTACCGCGATGCGAAGGCCCCCGCGCTGTTCGGCGGGTACGCCGCCGACTATCCCGATGCCAGCGATTTCCTCGTCTACCTGCCCGGCCGATTGGTGGGGAAGCGCATGCGGTGGCCGGCCAGCGCCAGCCCCGCGGCGAAGGAGCTCGCGCAGTGGGGAGACGACGCTGAGGCGGAGGGGGATCCGCGAAAGCGGGTTGCGCTGCTCGAAAAAGTTCAGCGCCGCCTGCTCGAGATCGGCCCGTACGCGCCGCTCTTTCAGCCGGCGCTCCCGTGGGCGCACCGAGCGGATCTGCGGGGGGTGACGTTCCACAGCGTGTGGGGCGTCGACTTCCATGCGGTACGGCGCACCTAG
- a CDS encoding ABC transporter permease — protein MTLRRYIIRRVLLLPPMLVGITLLSFVLSHAVPADPVSANLGEQAAANPEVVAAFRHRWGLDRPLPQQYAVYLGRLAQGDMGISISTHQPVTTDLRQHLPATIELAVAAMILSLLLGIPLGIASAVRRDTALDQISRGGSLVGVSVPVFWLGLVALLIFYARLGWVPSPGQLSPRLPRPPFVTGFIMLDAALAGRMDIARDALAHLALPALVLAAYSVGVITRMMRGSMLDVLGEDYVRTARAKGLSGRTVTLRHAARNALLPVLTVIGLSFGGLLSGAVVTESVFAWPGLGSYAFQSATSLDFPAIMGVGIVVASVYILVNLVVDLAYAAVDPRIRMG, from the coding sequence GTGACCCTCCGCCGCTACATCATCCGGCGGGTGCTCCTCCTTCCGCCGATGCTCGTCGGCATCACGCTGTTGAGTTTCGTCCTTTCCCATGCCGTCCCCGCCGACCCCGTTTCGGCGAACCTTGGGGAGCAGGCGGCGGCGAATCCGGAGGTGGTAGCCGCCTTCCGGCACCGCTGGGGACTCGATCGCCCTCTGCCGCAGCAGTACGCGGTGTACCTGGGGCGGTTGGCCCAAGGCGACATGGGGATTTCGATCTCCACCCACCAGCCGGTCACGACCGACCTCCGGCAGCACCTGCCGGCGACGATCGAACTGGCCGTGGCGGCGATGATCTTGAGCCTGCTGCTCGGGATCCCGTTGGGGATTGCCTCCGCGGTCCGCCGCGACACCGCGCTCGACCAGATCAGCCGGGGCGGGTCGTTGGTCGGGGTTTCCGTGCCGGTCTTTTGGCTAGGCCTGGTGGCGCTGCTGATCTTCTACGCCCGGCTCGGGTGGGTGCCCTCTCCCGGGCAGCTGAGCCCCCGCCTTCCCCGTCCGCCCTTTGTCACGGGGTTCATCATGCTCGACGCCGCCCTCGCCGGGCGGATGGACATCGCCCGCGACGCGCTCGCGCACCTGGCGCTTCCGGCGCTCGTCCTGGCGGCGTACAGCGTCGGGGTGATCACCCGGATGATGCGCGGCAGCATGCTCGATGTGCTGGGCGAGGACTACGTCCGGACGGCCCGCGCCAAAGGCCTGTCGGGGCGGACCGTGACGCTTCGGCACGCGGCGCGCAACGCGCTGTTGCCGGTCCTGACCGTGATCGGGTTGAGCTTTGGCGGGTTGCTCTCGGGAGCCGTGGTCACCGAGAGCGTCTTTGCGTGGCCGGGCCTCGGTTCGTACGCGTTCCAGAGCGCGACCTCCTTGGATTTCCCCGCGATCATGGGCGTGGGGATCGTCGTGGCCAGCGTGTACATCCTCGTGAACTTGGTCGTCGACCTCGCCTACGCGGCCGTCGACCCCCGGATTCGGATGGGCTAG
- a CDS encoding ABC transporter permease: protein MVSDATALVGPARRSILGRLLPRPFVRSPLALASLAAVALWILVAVFAPAIAPYNPLAQDIVGRLAPPSPAHWLGTDPLGRDILSRILYGARLSIPVGITAVALAVVSGTLIGSVAGAAGGAVDEVIMRTTDLMLAFPTVILAMIISAALGAGIRNSVIAIMVAWWPSYARFARALVLSAREREYVEAARAVGASAIRVYLRHIMVNILSPIVILGTLDVGHAILTFASLSFLGLGPPPQIPEWGSMIATGRDYLDQWWIGTFPGAAILSLVLALNMVGDSLRDALDPRLRKG from the coding sequence ATGGTATCGGACGCGACCGCGCTCGTCGGTCCCGCGCGGAGGTCGATCCTCGGGCGTCTGCTGCCTCGACCGTTCGTGCGATCCCCGCTGGCGCTCGCCTCGCTGGCCGCCGTCGCGCTCTGGATTCTCGTGGCGGTCTTCGCTCCGGCGATCGCTCCGTACAATCCGCTCGCCCAGGATATCGTTGGACGGCTGGCGCCGCCGAGCCCGGCCCACTGGCTGGGCACCGATCCCCTCGGGCGGGACATCCTGAGCCGCATCCTGTACGGGGCGCGGCTGTCGATTCCGGTCGGCATCACCGCGGTGGCCCTGGCGGTGGTGTCCGGCACGCTGATCGGTAGCGTCGCCGGGGCGGCGGGCGGAGCCGTCGACGAGGTCATCATGCGCACGACCGATCTGATGCTGGCGTTTCCCACCGTGATCCTGGCGATGATCATCTCCGCGGCGCTGGGCGCCGGGATCCGGAACTCGGTGATCGCCATCATGGTGGCCTGGTGGCCGTCCTACGCCCGCTTCGCCCGCGCGCTCGTCCTCTCCGCGCGGGAGCGCGAGTACGTCGAGGCCGCCCGGGCGGTGGGTGCGTCCGCGATCCGCGTGTATCTCCGGCACATCATGGTCAACATCCTGTCCCCGATTGTGATTCTGGGCACGCTGGACGTCGGGCACGCCATCCTGACCTTCGCATCGCTGAGCTTTCTCGGACTGGGTCCCCCGCCGCAGATTCCCGAGTGGGGGTCGATGATCGCCACCGGCCGCGACTACCTCGACCAATGGTGGATCGGCACCTTCCCCGGTGCCGCGATCCTCAGCCTCGTGCTCGCGCTGAACATGGTGGGGGACAGCCTCCGCGACGCGCTGGATCCACGTCTGCGAAAGGGCTGA
- a CDS encoding response regulator transcription factor yields MMWPAMGGGRSETGGAPAPIGSLVLRAPDAPIAYVVDGFAPPAPADVLRVLIVSEDPQRRAEVAALLADAPECRVVGRTSADRDLPRALERLRPDVVVWVAGPGGAFSDRWPDIGGAAPPVLVLAPADPTADVGSAGGVQGLLPRDVDASSLTAALQAVAQGLIVLDPVFAKGPRTLVGGTSAVLLEELTPREVEVLRLLAEGLPNKLIAQQLGISEHTAKFHIAAIFSKLDAHTRTEAVARAAGLGLVAL; encoded by the coding sequence ATGATGTGGCCGGCGATGGGCGGGGGGAGGTCGGAGACGGGCGGAGCGCCCGCGCCCATCGGTTCGCTGGTCCTCCGCGCTCCCGACGCGCCGATCGCCTACGTGGTGGACGGGTTCGCTCCACCCGCCCCGGCCGACGTCCTGCGGGTGCTGATCGTCTCCGAGGACCCGCAGAGGAGGGCGGAGGTCGCTGCGCTCCTCGCCGACGCACCCGAGTGTCGGGTCGTCGGCCGGACGAGTGCCGACCGTGACCTCCCCCGGGCCCTGGAGCGACTTCGCCCCGACGTCGTGGTGTGGGTCGCGGGCCCGGGTGGGGCTTTCTCCGACCGCTGGCCCGACATCGGAGGGGCGGCCCCCCCCGTGCTCGTCCTGGCGCCGGCGGATCCCACCGCGGACGTCGGATCCGCCGGCGGGGTCCAGGGCCTGCTTCCCCGTGATGTGGACGCGTCGAGTTTGACGGCTGCCCTCCAGGCGGTGGCGCAAGGGTTGATCGTCCTCGACCCGGTCTTCGCCAAAGGGCCGCGGACGCTTGTGGGCGGGACCTCGGCCGTTTTGCTCGAGGAGCTGACCCCCCGCGAAGTGGAGGTGCTGCGGCTCCTCGCGGAAGGCCTGCCCAACAAGCTCATTGCGCAGCAGCTTGGCATCAGCGAGCACACCGCGAAATTTCACATCGCCGCCATCTTCAGCAAATTGGACGCCCACACGCGCACCGAGGCCGTCGCCCGCGCGGCAGGATTGGGCCTGGTCGCGTTGTGA
- a CDS encoding trypsin-like peptidase domain-containing protein gives MRELAAVSEQLAGVIEATGASVLGVEAGWRSRGTGVVWSADGLVVTADHVVHREERARVRLADGRLVPAEVVGRDPTTDLAVLRVRDLALSAASWTDSSALRVGTLIVALGRPGRTLRATLGIISVLGEEWQTPAGGRLDRYLEADVRLYPGFSGGPLLDSAGGVLGVNTAGLRRGGSLTVVTPTIRRVAEALVTHGRVRHGYLGVATHSVRLAATIADQLGQERGLLVLEVEPGSPADQGGVLLGDTIAAVDGQPVRYPEELFGLLSGERIGRAAPLRIVRAGTVQPLTITVGERLRRTA, from the coding sequence ATGCGTGAGTTGGCAGCGGTGTCAGAGCAGTTGGCGGGAGTGATCGAAGCGACCGGCGCGAGCGTGCTCGGCGTGGAAGCCGGCTGGCGGTCTCGGGGGACCGGGGTGGTCTGGTCGGCGGACGGGCTGGTGGTGACGGCCGACCATGTCGTGCATCGCGAGGAGAGGGCCCGGGTTCGGCTGGCCGACGGACGCCTCGTCCCCGCGGAGGTCGTTGGGCGTGATCCGACCACCGATCTTGCCGTGCTGCGGGTCCGCGATCTCGCGTTGAGCGCGGCCTCGTGGACGGATTCCTCGGCCCTGCGGGTGGGGACCCTCATCGTGGCGCTGGGGCGGCCGGGACGGACACTGCGCGCGACGCTGGGAATCATCAGCGTCCTGGGGGAGGAGTGGCAGACACCCGCGGGCGGACGGCTCGATCGATATCTGGAGGCCGACGTCCGACTGTACCCGGGGTTCTCGGGCGGGCCGCTCCTCGACAGCGCGGGGGGCGTACTGGGCGTAAACACCGCCGGGCTTCGGCGCGGTGGGAGCCTTACGGTCGTGACCCCGACGATCCGCCGGGTGGCGGAGGCGCTGGTAACCCACGGGCGGGTCCGGCACGGATACCTCGGCGTCGCCACCCACTCGGTGCGGCTCGCCGCCACGATCGCGGATCAACTCGGACAGGAGCGGGGACTTTTGGTCCTGGAGGTGGAGCCGGGAAGCCCGGCGGATCAGGGCGGCGTGCTCCTCGGCGACACCATCGCCGCGGTCGATGGCCAGCCCGTCCGGTATCCGGAGGAGTTGTTCGGGCTGTTGTCCGGGGAGCGCATCGGTCGCGCCGCCCCCCTCAGAATCGTCCGGGCTGGGACGGTGCAGCCCCTCACGATCACCGTCGGGGAACGACTGCGGCGCACCGCCTAA
- a CDS encoding Crp/Fnr family transcriptional regulator translates to MPDPAVFQQSPLFAHLSAGPLARLAALAQARRYAKDQVIFSEGDPGSALYTIVKGRIKIARSSLDGKERTIALLGRGDFFGELALLDGDPRSADAIAVEASEVLIVPREAFRGFLLEHPQVAMDLLVVLSRRLRRTSQIVHDAAFFDVRGRLARLLLELAQAEGQGASADSLVCPLLTQAELANMVGVTRESINKWLRVFVQQGAIARRRGRLVVTDPESLERELA, encoded by the coding sequence ATGCCTGACCCGGCGGTGTTTCAGCAGAGCCCGTTGTTTGCCCACCTTTCGGCCGGCCCGCTCGCTCGGCTCGCGGCGCTGGCCCAGGCGCGTCGGTACGCCAAGGACCAGGTGATCTTTAGTGAAGGGGATCCCGGGTCGGCCCTCTATACCATTGTGAAGGGGCGGATCAAGATCGCGCGCAGTTCGCTCGACGGCAAGGAGCGGACGATCGCCCTGCTGGGGCGCGGGGACTTCTTTGGCGAATTGGCCCTGCTCGACGGAGACCCGCGCTCGGCCGATGCGATCGCCGTCGAGGCCTCGGAGGTCCTGATCGTGCCCCGCGAGGCATTCCGTGGGTTTCTCCTGGAGCATCCCCAGGTGGCGATGGATCTGCTCGTCGTGCTGAGCCGGCGGCTGCGGCGCACCTCCCAGATTGTGCACGACGCGGCCTTCTTCGACGTCCGCGGGAGGCTGGCGCGTTTGCTGCTCGAGCTCGCCCAGGCTGAAGGGCAGGGGGCGTCCGCAGATTCCCTTGTGTGTCCGCTCCTCACCCAGGCCGAGTTGGCCAATATGGTCGGCGTCACCCGGGAGAGCATCAACAAATGGCTCCGCGTGTTCGTGCAGCAGGGCGCCATTGCCCGCAGGCGCGGCCGGCTCGTGGTGACCGATCCGGAAAGCCTCGAACGGGAGCTGGCCTAA
- the xpt gene encoding xanthine phosphoribosyltransferase — MDALKARILKEGRNLGGGILKVDGFINHQIDPVLMNECGRELAHRFAPAHATKVLTAEISGIAPALSTAQHLGIPVVYARKTRPITMPDQVLLTIAPSHTKHRTVELIVSPEYVSPSDRVLIVDDFLATGQTILGLARLADAAGAAVVGIGVVIEKAFEGGRGVLAPLGVPIEALAIITDMSGERIVLA; from the coding sequence GTGGACGCGCTCAAGGCCCGGATCTTGAAAGAAGGCCGGAACCTCGGCGGGGGCATCCTCAAGGTGGACGGGTTCATCAACCATCAGATCGACCCCGTCCTCATGAACGAATGCGGCCGCGAACTCGCCCACCGCTTCGCTCCAGCCCATGCCACCAAGGTCCTCACCGCGGAAATCTCTGGAATCGCCCCGGCGCTCAGTACCGCACAGCACCTCGGCATCCCCGTCGTGTACGCGCGAAAGACCAGACCAATCACCATGCCCGACCAAGTCCTGCTCACGATCGCCCCGTCGCACACCAAGCACCGCACGGTCGAGCTGATCGTCTCGCCGGAATACGTGTCCCCCAGCGACCGGGTGCTCATCGTCGACGATTTCCTCGCCACCGGACAGACGATCCTCGGGCTGGCCCGCCTGGCCGACGCGGCGGGGGCGGCGGTGGTCGGGATTGGCGTGGTCATCGAAAAGGCCTTTGAAGGGGGACGCGGGGTCTTGGCGCCGCTGGGGGTGCCGATCGAAGCGCTGGCGATCATCACCGACATGAGCGGGGAGCGGATTGTGCTCGCCTAA
- a CDS encoding glycerophosphodiester phosphodiesterase family protein translates to MNTPRRTGDATTEETGFWGAGRPLGVAHRGASKHAPENTLAAFRLALDLGARALECDARRTRDGAIVTIHDQRVDRTTDGQGPVETLTLAELRRLDAGRWFGPQFAGERIPLLEEVLQLARDRAVVELEIKNDPLPYEGIERQIIDLVDRAGMERDVLAMSFDHRCVRTIHALAPRLQTGIIYAARLADAPAAARAAGADALCPDWRYVSQSDVDEAHAAGLRVSVWTVDEEAALRRCLALGVDGVTSNDTRLLMRVLEGR, encoded by the coding sequence GTGAACACACCTCGCCGAACCGGCGACGCGACGACGGAGGAAACCGGATTCTGGGGGGCGGGGCGGCCGCTTGGCGTGGCCCACCGCGGGGCGTCCAAGCACGCCCCGGAGAACACCCTCGCCGCGTTCCGGCTCGCGCTCGACCTGGGCGCCCGAGCGCTCGAATGCGACGCCCGCCGCACGCGCGACGGCGCCATCGTCACGATTCACGATCAGCGCGTCGACCGCACCACGGATGGCCAGGGGCCGGTCGAAACCCTTACCCTCGCCGAGCTCCGCCGCCTAGACGCCGGTCGCTGGTTCGGGCCCCAGTTCGCCGGGGAACGAATCCCGTTGCTCGAGGAGGTCCTCCAGCTCGCGCGCGACCGCGCGGTCGTCGAGCTGGAGATCAAGAACGATCCGCTGCCGTACGAGGGGATCGAGCGCCAGATCATCGATCTCGTCGACCGCGCCGGCATGGAACGCGACGTCCTGGCGATGTCGTTCGATCACCGGTGCGTCCGGACGATCCACGCGCTCGCCCCACGGCTCCAAACCGGAATTATCTACGCGGCCCGCCTCGCCGATGCCCCGGCCGCGGCGCGGGCCGCGGGCGCGGACGCGCTGTGCCCCGATTGGCGCTACGTATCGCAATCGGACGTCGACGAGGCGCACGCCGCGGGATTGAGGGTCTCGGTCTGGACCGTCGACGAGGAGGCGGCGCTTCGCCGCTGCCTCGCGCTCGGCGTCGACGGGGTGACGTCCAACGACACGCGGCTGTTGATGCGGGTGCTCGAAGGCCGGTGA